Proteins encoded by one window of Candidatus Mesenet endosymbiont of Phosphuga atrata:
- a CDS encoding TrbG/VirB9 family P-type conjugative transfer protein — MNKSLVIISLFIFSILSSGYGLAKQSVRPIATNDHIKVMGYNPQSIHEYIGFYGYQSSILFEEGESIGTISMGDSTGWQLNPEGNRLFIKPIEDNADTNATIITNKRVYHFEFHAEEAKGLDDPRLAYEVRFVYPSNEGNISSSGSSEDVIIPANQTVIPDLSDPAIVAQGLNFNYSIAHSRGSQAIAPLKVFDDGKFTYLQFSSTNADLPSIFLVDYEGYESLINFRVVNDYVVIERVSAVFTLRHGAATACLFNEQMSHYFKNGSKKFRKRVY, encoded by the coding sequence ATGAATAAATCTTTAGTTATCATATCACTATTCATTTTTTCTATACTTTCTAGTGGTTATGGATTAGCAAAGCAGTCAGTACGACCAATAGCTACTAACGATCACATTAAAGTGATGGGCTATAATCCTCAGTCAATACATGAGTATATTGGCTTTTATGGGTATCAATCTAGTATTCTCTTTGAAGAGGGAGAAAGCATTGGTACCATTTCAATGGGTGATTCAACTGGTTGGCAACTTAATCCTGAGGGTAATAGATTATTTATAAAGCCTATAGAAGATAATGCTGATACTAACGCAACGATTATTACTAATAAAAGAGTGTATCATTTTGAATTTCATGCAGAAGAAGCAAAAGGACTAGATGATCCTAGGCTTGCTTACGAAGTTAGGTTTGTTTACCCATCAAATGAGGGAAACATATCTTCAAGTGGTTCAAGTGAAGATGTAATTATTCCAGCTAACCAAACGGTTATTCCGGATTTAAGCGATCCTGCAATTGTAGCACAAGGACTTAATTTTAACTACTCTATTGCTCATAGTAGAGGCAGCCAAGCAATAGCTCCATTAAAGGTATTCGATGATGGAAAATTTACTTATTTACAATTTAGTAGTACTAACGCTGATTTGCCGTCTATATTTTTAGTTGATTATGAAGGATATGAATCATTGATAAACTTTCGTGTAGTAAATGATTATGTTGTCATTGAGAGAGTTAGTGCTGTCTTTACTTTAAGACATGGAGCAGCGACTGCTTGTTTATTTAATGAGCAAATGTCTCATTATTTTAAAAATGGTAGCAAAAAGTTTAGGAAAAGAGTATATTAA
- the pgsA gene encoding CDP-diacylglycerol--glycerol-3-phosphate 3-phosphatidyltransferase: protein MPIIIFSFYIESQYTCWITISIFLFACITDFFDGYLARVWDVQSEFGKLFDPIADKLIVTSTIIMLIYKQKIDDFTIIPSIIIVCREILVSGLREYSTIRIPVSKIGKFKTFFQMIAVIMLIINNYSAIKYIGSMCLWIAAITAIWSCYNYMIQGFYQTHNKLK, encoded by the coding sequence ATGCCAATAATAATTTTTAGCTTTTATATTGAAAGCCAATACACTTGTTGGATAACAATATCAATATTTTTATTTGCATGTATTACTGATTTTTTTGATGGTTATTTAGCGCGTGTATGGGATGTACAGTCAGAATTTGGCAAATTATTTGACCCAATAGCTGATAAATTAATAGTTACCTCTACAATAATTATGTTAATCTATAAACAAAAAATAGATGATTTTACTATAATACCATCCATAATTATAGTTTGCAGGGAAATTTTAGTATCAGGGTTGAGGGAATATTCGACTATTAGAATACCTGTTAGTAAGATTGGAAAGTTCAAAACTTTCTTTCAAATGATAGCTGTGATAATGCTTATTATTAATAATTATTCAGCTATTAAATATATAGGAAGCATGTGCTTATGGATTGCAGCAATCACTGCGATATGGTCATGCTATAACTATATGATACAAGGGTTTTATCAAACTCATAATAAGCTTAAGTAA
- a CDS encoding Bax inhibitor-1/YccA family protein — protein MSFVRDQQNVRSQGVYYSAGLRNYLVKVYNYMAMALGITGIVAFFTASSQTIMSTIYGTPLQWLIVFLPVILVSVMSYKLHSLSFQSIITIFISFSALMGISLSYIFVLYTAESIARVFFITAAMFGAMALYGNNTKHDLTKLGSFLMMGVIGLIIASLVNLFLGSHPLQFAISLITVVIFTLMTAYDAQRVKDLYYQFNDGSEIATNKLAIMGSTSLYFNFINIFLSLLRLFGDRK, from the coding sequence ATGTCATTTGTTAGGGATCAACAAAATGTTAGATCACAGGGTGTATATTATAGTGCAGGACTAAGAAACTATCTCGTTAAGGTTTATAATTATATGGCAATGGCTCTTGGCATTACCGGCATAGTTGCGTTTTTTACTGCTTCTTCTCAGACCATAATGTCAACAATATACGGCACTCCTTTGCAATGGCTTATTGTGTTTTTACCAGTTATATTAGTGTCTGTTATGTCTTATAAACTGCATTCACTTAGCTTTCAGTCGATAATAACCATATTTATTTCTTTTTCAGCATTGATGGGTATATCTTTATCTTATATATTCGTTCTTTACACAGCTGAAAGCATAGCTAGGGTGTTTTTTATAACAGCAGCGATGTTTGGTGCAATGGCATTATATGGTAACAACACAAAACATGATTTAACAAAGCTTGGATCATTTTTAATGATGGGTGTTATAGGTCTTATTATTGCTTCTTTAGTTAATCTGTTTTTGGGTAGTCATCCCCTTCAATTTGCTATTTCACTGATTACAGTAGTAATATTTACTCTGATGACTGCTTATGATGCACAAAGAGTAAAAGATTTATATTATCAGTTTAATGATGGTTCAGAAATTGCAACTAATAAACTAGCCATAATGGGATCAACTAGTTTATATTTTAACTTTATCAATATATTCTTAAGCTTATTAAGGTTATTTGGTGACAGAAAATAG
- a CDS encoding 2-oxoglutarate dehydrogenase E1 component, with protein MSKYYSNNSSHLFISNAVFVDEIYQRYLSGDKSISEDWKAVFSGNFTTNDKPIIANTKNEDSKFNLLNFFRCNGHLYADVNPLKAQLPLVGIIDASQEFITSLKNIYCRSIGFEFMHISSSEEKEWLQNKIENQRCNLDINNRKTILKHLVETEMFEQFLHIKFPGYKRFSIEGAESLIVGLEQVIDDAFTFNINEIVLGMAHRGRLNVLTKLMGKKYSAMISEFKGNLAYPDGLEVAGDVKYHLGYSCDRKSTDGKNLHLTLCSNPSHLEAVNPIAMGRVRAKQDLASDNERSSVLGVLIHGDAAFAGQGVVAETLSLSKISGYNIGGAVHIIANNQIGFTTNPKNARSTFYCSDLAKFIEAPIFHVNGDDPEAVSFICSLALEYRQKFKKDVVIDLVCYRRYGHNEGDEPMFTQPLMYKLISEHKTTAKLYAQKLIEQKIIGEKEHNNLHNSFSAILDENLRNSINYTPSKADWFFGNWSSFRRPQIGDFTDYLTDTGVSIEKLKEIGEKINSNVPSTFNINSKIKKILASRFAAIDSGCNIDWGTAEALAFRLLLSENIKIRLSGQDSGRGTFSHRHAKLVDQVTEEVFIPLNNIDEKQAYFEVIDSPLSEYAVMGFDYGYSLDCPNTLVLWEGQFGDFANGAQIIIDQFISSAETKWLRSSGLVLLLPHGYEGQGPEHSSARIERFLQLCAEDNMQVINCSTPANYFHALRRQIHRDFRKPLIVFTPKSLLRHKRAVSNLSDFEGSFRSVMAETSANLVENAKIRRLLICSGKLYYDLIEVRESKEINDIAIIRLEQFYPFPAEQLASELKKYQNAEVIWCQEEPYNMGAWFFVSHLIEDELTKINSHRAKRPKCIARPASSSPACGYLSIHNKEQEAIISAALDINK; from the coding sequence ATGTCTAAATATTATTCAAATAATAGTTCTCATTTATTCATTAGTAATGCAGTTTTTGTAGATGAAATTTATCAACGCTACTTATCTGGTGATAAATCAATTAGTGAGGATTGGAAAGCAGTTTTTTCTGGAAATTTCACTACTAATGATAAACCTATAATTGCTAACACGAAAAATGAAGATTCAAAATTTAACTTACTCAATTTTTTCAGGTGCAATGGCCATCTTTATGCAGATGTTAATCCTCTTAAAGCTCAGTTGCCTTTAGTTGGTATAATAGATGCTTCACAAGAATTCATTACTTCATTAAAAAATATTTACTGCAGAAGTATTGGATTTGAATTTATGCATATCTCTTCTTCTGAGGAAAAAGAATGGCTGCAAAATAAAATTGAAAATCAACGCTGCAATTTAGATATAAATAATAGAAAGACAATACTTAAACATTTAGTGGAAACAGAAATGTTTGAGCAGTTTTTACATATCAAATTTCCTGGGTATAAACGTTTTTCTATTGAAGGTGCAGAATCACTTATAGTTGGGCTTGAGCAAGTTATAGATGATGCTTTCACTTTTAATATAAATGAGATAGTACTAGGTATGGCTCACCGAGGACGTTTGAATGTCTTAACAAAGCTTATGGGGAAAAAATATTCTGCTATGATATCAGAGTTTAAAGGTAATCTTGCATATCCTGATGGTCTTGAAGTAGCAGGTGATGTAAAATACCATTTAGGTTATTCATGTGATAGAAAATCTACTGATGGGAAAAATTTGCACTTAACACTATGCTCTAATCCTTCTCATTTAGAAGCAGTAAATCCCATAGCTATGGGAAGAGTTAGAGCTAAACAAGATCTGGCAAGTGATAATGAAAGGTCATCAGTACTTGGAGTTCTAATTCATGGTGATGCCGCTTTTGCTGGACAGGGAGTTGTTGCTGAAACTTTATCATTGAGTAAAATTTCTGGATATAATATAGGTGGTGCTGTACACATCATAGCTAATAATCAAATAGGTTTTACTACAAATCCTAAAAATGCACGTTCTACTTTTTATTGCTCAGATTTAGCAAAGTTTATCGAAGCACCAATTTTTCATGTTAATGGTGATGATCCAGAAGCTGTAAGCTTCATTTGCTCCTTAGCTCTTGAGTATAGACAAAAATTTAAAAAAGATGTAGTGATTGATCTAGTTTGCTACCGTCGTTATGGTCATAATGAAGGTGATGAGCCGATGTTTACTCAGCCTTTAATGTATAAACTAATATCTGAGCATAAAACTACTGCAAAATTATATGCTCAAAAATTGATTGAACAAAAAATCATAGGTGAAAAAGAACACAATAACTTGCATAATAGTTTTTCTGCTATTCTAGATGAAAATTTAAGGAATTCAATAAATTATACTCCTAGTAAAGCTGATTGGTTTTTTGGTAACTGGTCAAGTTTTCGTAGACCCCAAATTGGTGATTTTACTGATTACTTGACTGATACTGGAGTTTCGATAGAAAAATTAAAGGAAATAGGAGAGAAGATCAATAGCAATGTTCCCAGTACGTTTAATATTAACAGTAAGATAAAAAAGATACTTGCTAGTAGATTTGCAGCTATAGATTCTGGTTGTAACATTGATTGGGGAACGGCTGAAGCTTTAGCATTTAGGTTACTATTATCTGAAAATATTAAAATACGTTTGTCAGGTCAGGACAGTGGTAGAGGAACGTTTTCCCATCGTCATGCTAAACTTGTAGATCAAGTTACAGAAGAAGTTTTTATACCTCTAAATAATATAGATGAAAAACAGGCATATTTTGAAGTAATAGATAGTCCATTATCAGAATATGCGGTTATGGGTTTCGATTACGGTTACAGTTTAGACTGCCCTAATACTCTTGTTCTGTGGGAAGGGCAGTTTGGCGATTTTGCTAATGGTGCCCAAATTATTATTGATCAGTTTATTTCATCTGCTGAAACAAAATGGCTTCGCTCTAGCGGTTTGGTTTTGCTTTTACCTCATGGTTATGAAGGACAAGGTCCTGAGCACAGCTCGGCAAGAATAGAGAGATTTTTACAATTATGTGCAGAGGATAATATGCAGGTTATTAATTGTTCAACTCCAGCTAATTATTTTCATGCTTTGCGTAGGCAAATACATAGAGATTTCCGTAAGCCTCTTATAGTGTTTACACCAAAGTCGCTCTTGCGTCATAAAAGAGCAGTTTCTAATCTATCTGATTTTGAAGGAAGCTTTAGATCAGTCATGGCAGAAACAAGTGCAAATTTAGTGGAAAATGCAAAAATACGGAGGCTCTTGATATGTAGTGGAAAATTATATTATGATTTAATAGAGGTACGTGAATCTAAAGAAATAAATGACATAGCTATTATACGTCTTGAGCAATTTTATCCTTTTCCAGCTGAGCAGCTTGCAAGCGAGTTAAAAAAATATCAAAACGCGGAAGTAATATGGTGTCAAGAAGAACCATACAACATGGGAGCTTGGTTTTTTGTCAGTCATTTAATAGAGGATGAATTAACTAAGATAAACAGTCATAGAGCAAAGCGTCCTAAATGCATAGCAAGACCTGCATCTTCATCTCCTGCATGCGGTTACTTAAGCATTCATAATAAAGAGCAGGAAGCGATAATCTCAGCTGCTTTAGATATAAATAAATAA
- a CDS encoding Smr/MutS family protein — translation MTDDDKFDFSLWCSIIKNIRPIANNKVLPIEKKIVIFNPHNNINYSFNNKFDFIKEKKSKPCDIDHNTKLKVIKGKYALDDQLDLHGYSLDKAYLVLLNFITKHYYVGSRCLLIITGYGNQMNTGLIKNNFANWLHSNEIQHMILYYTEATKIHGGKGAFYVLLRRIREKYK, via the coding sequence ATGACAGATGATGACAAGTTTGATTTTTCATTGTGGTGTTCTATTATAAAAAATATAAGGCCCATTGCTAATAATAAAGTACTTCCTATCGAAAAAAAAATAGTAATTTTTAATCCACATAATAATATTAACTACAGTTTCAATAATAAATTTGATTTTATAAAAGAAAAAAAATCAAAGCCATGTGATATCGATCACAACACAAAGCTAAAAGTAATTAAAGGTAAATACGCCTTAGATGATCAGCTAGATTTACATGGTTATAGCCTAGATAAAGCATATTTAGTTTTACTCAACTTTATTACAAAACATTATTATGTAGGTAGTAGATGCCTTTTGATCATTACTGGTTATGGAAATCAGATGAATACTGGATTGATAAAAAATAACTTTGCCAATTGGCTACATAGTAATGAAATACAACATATGATACTATACTACACAGAAGCAACAAAAATACATGGAGGAAAAGGAGCATTCTATGTGCTCCTTAGAAGAATTAGAGAAAAATATAAATAA
- a CDS encoding metal ABC transporter ATP-binding protein, whose translation MFHNSLSSIDSSICVDDYILIVKGLSFAYRNKQVIRNIDMLVKRGEIFTILGPNGGGKTSLVRILVGIHKNYTGSIEYMDNIVVSYLPQSFVINNLMPMTAEYFLLHSLLRRKVGIDDIIKDVNIENILDQQLSELSAGQMQLVLLARCLMSSPDLIILDEPVSFMDINAKVKFYDLISKLVKKRSISIIMTSHDLRFALRYSDNVMCINCFVYCQGIPSEVEKDRNFVTVFRGYFET comes from the coding sequence ATGTTTCATAACAGCTTAAGTAGTATAGATAGCTCAATTTGTGTAGATGATTATATTCTAATTGTAAAGGGTCTATCTTTTGCATATAGAAACAAACAAGTAATAAGAAATATTGATATGTTAGTCAAGAGAGGTGAGATCTTTACCATACTTGGCCCTAATGGAGGTGGTAAAACTTCTCTAGTGCGGATACTAGTAGGAATACATAAAAATTATACTGGTAGCATTGAGTATATGGACAATATTGTAGTTAGTTACCTCCCACAGAGTTTTGTAATTAACAACCTAATGCCAATGACAGCTGAATATTTTCTGCTACATAGTCTGCTAAGAAGAAAAGTGGGTATTGATGATATCATTAAGGATGTCAATATTGAAAATATATTAGATCAGCAGTTATCAGAACTTTCTGCAGGGCAAATGCAGCTTGTGCTACTAGCACGTTGTTTGATGTCCAGTCCTGATTTGATAATTCTAGATGAGCCTGTTAGCTTTATGGACATTAATGCGAAAGTAAAGTTTTATGATTTAATTTCTAAATTGGTTAAAAAAAGATCAATATCCATCATCATGACATCTCATGATTTACGTTTTGCTCTACGTTATTCTGATAATGTGATGTGTATAAATTGCTTTGTTTATTGCCAAGGGATACCAAGTGAAGTTGAAAAAGATAGAAATTTTGTTACGGTATTTCGTGGTTATTTTGAAACATGA
- the pyrE gene encoding orotate phosphoribosyltransferase, translated as MLNKKNCPITQEFIENGAILEGHFILSSGLHSSVYVQCAKLFERPSRAAKVCKMLVDKIHATISNLDEIDLILSPAIGGIVVGYEVGRQLGINSIFCERIDGKFALRRGFEIQKGDKILIVEDVITTGKSSLETAECAKEYGGKIIAEAALINRNSETCLPFSVISLLDLNIQNYTDDNIPEKLKLIPPIKPGSRHYLLKNAT; from the coding sequence GTGTTAAATAAAAAAAACTGTCCTATCACTCAAGAGTTTATAGAAAATGGAGCAATTTTAGAAGGGCATTTTATTTTATCTTCCGGACTGCATAGTAGCGTTTACGTGCAATGTGCCAAACTCTTTGAAAGGCCAAGTCGAGCTGCTAAAGTCTGTAAAATGTTAGTTGATAAAATTCATGCTACTATCAGTAACTTAGATGAGATAGATCTGATTTTATCGCCAGCGATAGGTGGAATAGTAGTAGGGTATGAAGTAGGAAGGCAACTTGGCATTAATTCTATTTTTTGTGAGCGAATTGATGGAAAATTTGCTTTGCGTCGTGGTTTTGAAATACAGAAGGGGGATAAGATATTAATAGTGGAAGATGTAATAACCACTGGTAAGTCTTCTTTAGAAACTGCAGAATGTGCAAAGGAATATGGAGGGAAAATCATAGCAGAAGCTGCTTTGATTAACAGAAATAGTGAAACTTGTTTGCCTTTTTCAGTGATTTCATTACTTGATCTAAATATACAAAACTATACTGATGATAACATTCCTGAAAAATTAAAATTAATCCCGCCTATAAAACCTGGCAGTAGGCATTATTTACTTAAAAATGCAACGTAA
- the rsmA gene encoding 16S rRNA (adenine(1518)-N(6)/adenine(1519)-N(6))-dimethyltransferase RsmA has product MIKPKKKLGQNFILSSDITDKIAALAGDLSEFNVIEVGPGFGSLTRSILECNPKYLLSIEKDESLISKHNSLIENYDGKYQILNADALHVKERELIDKPVKVIANLPYNVSVVLLLKWLEDINFFTSLTLMFQKEVADRIVATPNSKSYGRLSILTQLFCDVKKEFDLKPEAFFPKPKVDSSIVTITPLPAPRFSVDICTLKKVMNTVFSKRRKMLSSSLKEISHNTDALLNAAEIEGSKRPEDLSIEQFCRLANALYKQ; this is encoded by the coding sequence TTGATTAAACCAAAGAAAAAATTAGGCCAAAACTTCATCTTATCAAGCGATATTACAGATAAAATAGCTGCGCTTGCTGGTGATTTAAGTGAGTTTAATGTAATTGAGGTCGGTCCTGGATTTGGCTCTCTTACAAGATCCATACTAGAATGCAACCCCAAGTACCTTTTATCTATAGAAAAAGATGAATCATTAATTTCAAAGCATAACAGCTTAATTGAAAATTATGATGGTAAGTATCAGATTTTAAACGCTGATGCCCTGCATGTTAAAGAGCGGGAGTTAATAGATAAACCAGTTAAGGTTATTGCCAATCTACCTTACAATGTTTCAGTGGTTTTGCTGCTTAAATGGTTAGAAGATATAAATTTCTTTACTAGTTTGACTTTAATGTTTCAGAAAGAAGTAGCTGATCGTATTGTTGCCACTCCTAACTCCAAATCATACGGCAGGCTCTCAATACTTACTCAACTATTTTGTGATGTCAAAAAAGAATTTGATCTAAAACCCGAAGCATTTTTTCCCAAGCCAAAGGTAGATTCTTCTATTGTGACAATAACACCCCTTCCTGCCCCTAGATTCTCAGTTGATATTTGCACTCTTAAAAAAGTAATGAATACTGTGTTTAGCAAAAGGCGAAAAATGCTCAGCAGTAGCTTAAAAGAAATATCTCATAATACAGATGCCCTCTTAAATGCAGCAGAAATCGAAGGCAGTAAGCGCCCAGAAGACCTAAGCATTGAGCAATTTTGTAGACTTGCAAATGCACTTTATAAGCAGTAA
- a CDS encoding zinc ABC transporter substrate-binding protein, translated as MKHVFLFLLLVLIQSNANSHPPKIIATIKPIHSLVASVTYGVVEPELLIDDVVSIHDYMLKPSNANKLEHSDVIFYVSDQLETFIKNIRRKTLVALSQKVDLLPLRSTCRHTKNVKDFHVWLSPENAKIMVNHISSVLGEVDKVNSWIYKKNAEETIERIERNAQEIKRELSSLKDQPYIVVHDAYQYFEKYFNLSAPSGILPLGDEASIKISTINKIKRITKENNIRCIFSEPQEQYVRSSIFTNGVEIKILDPIGNNITQGKEAYFAIMSSIAKDFKACFN; from the coding sequence ATGAAACATGTCTTTCTCTTTTTATTACTTGTTTTAATACAATCAAATGCTAATTCTCACCCTCCTAAAATTATTGCAACGATAAAACCAATACATTCTCTCGTTGCCTCTGTCACATATGGAGTTGTAGAGCCAGAATTATTAATTGATGATGTAGTATCAATACATGATTATATGTTAAAACCTTCAAATGCAAATAAATTAGAGCATAGCGATGTTATATTTTATGTTTCTGATCAGCTGGAAACATTTATAAAAAACATTAGGCGCAAAACACTAGTTGCGCTCTCACAAAAAGTAGATCTTCTACCATTAAGATCGACCTGCAGGCATACTAAAAATGTAAAAGATTTTCATGTTTGGCTAAGTCCAGAAAATGCAAAAATAATGGTTAATCATATTAGCTCAGTACTTGGTGAGGTTGATAAAGTAAATTCTTGGATTTACAAAAAGAATGCTGAAGAAACCATAGAAAGGATAGAGAGAAATGCACAAGAGATCAAAAGAGAGTTAAGTAGCTTAAAAGATCAACCGTATATTGTAGTGCATGATGCCTATCAATATTTTGAAAAATATTTTAATTTATCAGCACCAAGTGGAATTCTCCCTTTAGGAGATGAAGCATCGATAAAAATTAGTACTATCAACAAAATAAAAAGAATAACAAAAGAAAATAATATAAGATGTATATTCTCCGAACCACAAGAGCAATATGTCAGAAGTAGCATTTTTACAAATGGTGTTGAGATTAAGATACTCGATCCAATTGGTAATAATATTACTCAAGGAAAAGAGGCATATTTTGCTATTATGAGTAGTATTGCAAAAGATTTTAAAGCATGTTTTAACTAA
- the ubiB gene encoding 2-polyprenylphenol 6-hydroxylase — protein MIRSIIRFANILIVLIRYNLLFYSYTNRSIQNTIKGNKIKTALQKLGPIFIKFGQSLSARVDILGEDITNSLLSLCDKLPPFSYKKIVQIIESEFNCSIDSLFLDFSEKPVAAASIAQVHKAVTKDGKLVAVKVLRPNIEKIFSRDIKMLMWLANLIQKVSKKSHRFKPMQLVQTFSEICRLELDLRFEAANASELKENMCSDEEIYIPKVDWSRTSRRVLTLEWIDATPIYEIHKLNNCKQVAENLITLFCNQVYRDCFFHADMHPGNLMVTENNKIVMVDFGIMGRIDRSTSMYVAEIIKGFVKRDYSHVAKIHFQAGYVSEKYSNFITACRAIGEPIVGREIENISFANLLTQLFKITADFNMDIQLELLLLQKTMILVEGTCRRLHPSINVWQVVQLWIEKQENQRNRCIEKMKESCLIKTIQEVPQLMKKLNRIADNIIEQQNSSHARSSKTYLFLLLIIIAFIILRLGFFIY, from the coding sequence ATGATCAGAAGTATTATTCGTTTTGCAAATATACTGATAGTTCTAATACGCTATAATCTGCTCTTTTATTCATATACGAACAGATCAATCCAAAACACAATTAAAGGTAATAAGATAAAGACCGCTCTGCAAAAACTTGGTCCAATTTTTATCAAATTTGGGCAATCACTCTCTGCACGAGTTGATATCTTAGGTGAAGACATAACAAATAGCCTGCTATCTTTGTGTGACAAACTGCCACCTTTTTCTTATAAAAAAATTGTTCAAATTATTGAAAGTGAATTTAATTGTTCAATTGATAGTCTATTCTTAGATTTTTCCGAAAAACCAGTTGCAGCAGCGTCAATTGCGCAAGTTCATAAAGCTGTAACGAAAGATGGCAAGCTTGTAGCTGTGAAAGTTTTAAGACCCAACATTGAAAAAATATTCTCGCGTGATATAAAAATGCTAATGTGGCTTGCAAATTTGATCCAAAAAGTTAGCAAAAAATCACACCGCTTTAAACCTATGCAACTGGTGCAAACGTTTTCTGAAATCTGTCGTTTAGAGCTGGATTTACGTTTTGAAGCAGCAAATGCCTCAGAGCTTAAAGAAAATATGTGTAGTGATGAGGAAATTTATATTCCTAAAGTGGATTGGAGTAGAACCTCAAGACGTGTTTTAACTTTAGAGTGGATAGATGCAACCCCAATATATGAAATTCACAAATTAAATAACTGCAAACAAGTTGCCGAAAATCTCATAACTTTGTTTTGCAATCAGGTATATAGAGACTGTTTTTTTCATGCGGATATGCATCCTGGCAATTTAATGGTTACTGAAAATAACAAAATCGTCATGGTAGACTTTGGCATAATGGGAAGAATAGATCGTAGTACTTCAATGTATGTTGCAGAAATCATCAAAGGTTTTGTCAAGCGAGATTACAGCCATGTCGCTAAAATCCATTTTCAAGCTGGCTATGTTTCAGAAAAGTATAGTAATTTTATTACAGCTTGCAGAGCAATAGGAGAGCCCATTGTTGGCAGAGAAATAGAAAACATTTCATTCGCCAATTTACTCACACAACTATTTAAAATTACTGCTGACTTTAATATGGATATACAACTTGAGCTCTTATTACTGCAAAAAACTATGATTTTAGTGGAGGGTACATGTCGCAGGTTACATCCAAGTATTAATGTCTGGCAAGTGGTTCAGCTTTGGATAGAGAAACAAGAAAATCAAAGAAATAGATGCATTGAAAAAATGAAAGAATCTTGTTTGATAAAAACTATACAAGAAGTACCACAGCTTATGAAAAAATTAAATAGAATAGCTGATAACATAATTGAACAGCAGAATAGCTCACATGCAAGAAGTAGTAAAACTTATCTGTTTTTGCTGCTTATAATTATAGCTTTTATTATTTTGCGTCTGGGATTTTTTATATATTGA
- a CDS encoding helix-turn-helix domain-containing protein, translating to MKKILVQKIKEIIENEGWNQTKVALLLNIDQPKISQIKHNKTQGFSLERLLSFLTKLHFGMDLAKTHHEIELSPNEIKLVINNNINLNNNSTEDSNIDGCH from the coding sequence ATGAAGAAGATTTTAGTGCAAAAAATAAAGGAGATTATTGAAAACGAGGGATGGAATCAAACAAAAGTAGCCTTACTTTTAAACATTGATCAACCAAAAATTTCTCAAATAAAACACAACAAAACTCAAGGCTTTTCTCTTGAACGCTTATTATCGTTTTTAACTAAATTGCATTTTGGAATGGATTTAGCTAAAACGCATCATGAAATAGAATTATCCCCAAATGAAATAAAATTAGTAATAAACAACAATATAAACTTAAACAATAATAGCACTGAAGATTCTAATATAGATGGTTGTCATTGA
- the rpoZ gene encoding DNA-directed RNA polymerase subunit omega, translated as MADVIIEKCLSHINNRFKLVVLASQRVHCLNTGAEPAITHTKSKNTTIALNEIASNKLDCHTLFNLVVNRCKKSIEATIGINKKSLDEFNDDTERTDSFDNEELSDQEDNLNNDQDLLCEDDINIEDELNL; from the coding sequence ATGGCTGATGTTATAATTGAAAAATGCTTGTCTCATATTAATAATCGTTTTAAGTTAGTTGTTTTAGCAAGTCAAAGAGTTCACTGTCTTAATACAGGTGCTGAGCCTGCAATTACACATACAAAAAGTAAAAATACAACAATTGCTTTAAATGAGATAGCAAGTAATAAGCTGGATTGTCATACACTGTTTAATCTTGTAGTTAATAGGTGTAAGAAATCTATTGAAGCTACTATTGGTATTAATAAAAAAAGTTTAGATGAATTTAATGATGACACAGAGAGAACAGATTCTTTTGATAATGAAGAATTAAGTGATCAGGAGGATAATTTAAACAATGACCAGGACCTCTTGTGTGAAGATGATATTAACATAGAGGATGAACTAAATTTGTAA